Proteins from a single region of Synechococcus sp. WH 8109:
- a CDS encoding photosystem II reaction center protein J yields the protein MSGKKSPFPDGRIPDRLPDGRPAVPWKSRWTEGVLPLWLVATAGGMAVLFVVGLFFYGSYTGVGSA from the coding sequence ATGAGCGGCAAAAAATCCCCATTTCCCGACGGTCGTATCCCGGATCGCCTTCCTGACGGACGCCCTGCTGTTCCCTGGAAGTCGCGCTGGACTGAGGGAGTTCTTCCCCTCTGGCTGGTGGCTACGGCTGGCGGAATGGCTGTTCTGTTTGTTGTGGGTCTTTTCTTCTACGGCTCCTACACCGGTGTTGGTTCCGCCTGA
- a CDS encoding NADH dehydrogenase subunit K, which yields MPENTSPSISAVRDLREASCGPIGAPTVTNDLSENVILTSLDDLHNWARLSSLWPLLYGTACCFIEFAALLGSRFDFDRFGLVPRSSPRQADLLIVAGTVTMKMAPALVRLYEQMPEPKYVIAMGACTITGGMFSADSTTAVRGVDKLIPVDLYLPGCPPRPEAIFDAVIKLRKKVGDESLAERRKHQQTHRYMTVSHQMKRVEPVVTGSYLRAESQKAALAAAPAGQTLATDAAVLTPAAEPVEP from the coding sequence ATGCCGGAAAACACTTCCCCCTCCATTTCCGCTGTTCGCGATCTGCGCGAAGCCAGCTGCGGTCCGATTGGGGCCCCAACGGTCACCAACGACCTCAGCGAGAACGTCATCCTCACCAGCCTGGATGACCTGCACAACTGGGCCCGTTTGAGCAGTCTCTGGCCTCTGCTCTATGGAACGGCCTGCTGTTTCATTGAATTTGCCGCGCTTTTGGGCTCTCGCTTCGATTTCGACCGCTTCGGTTTGGTGCCGCGCAGTTCCCCGCGTCAGGCCGATCTGTTGATCGTGGCCGGCACGGTGACCATGAAAATGGCCCCTGCCCTGGTGCGGCTCTATGAGCAGATGCCAGAGCCCAAGTACGTGATTGCCATGGGTGCCTGCACTATTACTGGCGGCATGTTCAGCGCTGATTCCACTACCGCAGTGCGCGGCGTCGACAAGCTGATTCCGGTGGATCTCTACCTGCCGGGCTGTCCGCCCCGCCCCGAAGCGATCTTTGATGCAGTGATCAAGCTGCGTAAGAAAGTTGGGGATGAGTCGCTGGCGGAGCGGCGCAAGCATCAGCAGACCCATCGGTACATGACGGTGTCCCATCAGATGAAGCGTGTGGAGCCTGTGGTGACAGGTTCTTATCTTCGGGCTGAATCTCAGAAAGCTGCCCTGGCTGCAGCGCCGGCCGGTCAGACTTTGGCCACCGATGCCGCCGTGCTCACCCCTGCTGCTGAACCTGTCGAGCCATGA
- a CDS encoding photosynthesis system II assembly factor Ycf48, giving the protein MKRLLNSATQLLLVLVLGISLSGCVTTHVPTASTSPWQAIDLDTQANPLDVAFTDSRHGYLVGSNRMIRETNDGGAHWNERSLDLPDEENFRLISIDFNGDEGWIAGQPGLLMHSDDGGQNWTRLFLDTKLPGEPYLITALGSHSAELATNVGAVYETHNDGSSWEAKVTDAAGAVRDLRRSKDGSYVSVSGLGNFYATWEPGDSIWQVHQRVSSQRLQSIGFQPDGNLWMVARGAQIRLNDEPGNFDSWSKAIIPITNGYGYMDLAWDDDGAIWAGGGNGTLLVSRDGGDSWENDPVGDRQPSNFTRMVFDGEHAFVLGERGNLLRWVGNAV; this is encoded by the coding sequence ATGAAACGTCTGTTGAACTCTGCAACCCAGCTTCTGCTGGTGCTGGTGCTGGGGATCAGCCTCAGCGGCTGCGTTACCACCCACGTCCCTACGGCCAGCACCAGCCCCTGGCAGGCCATAGATCTCGACACCCAGGCCAATCCACTGGATGTGGCTTTCACCGACAGCCGCCATGGCTATCTGGTGGGCAGCAACCGGATGATCAGGGAAACCAACGATGGGGGAGCCCATTGGAATGAGCGCAGTCTCGACCTGCCTGACGAGGAAAACTTCCGCCTGATCAGCATCGACTTCAACGGTGATGAAGGCTGGATCGCCGGACAACCCGGGCTGCTCATGCACAGCGACGACGGGGGCCAGAACTGGACACGCCTGTTCCTCGACACCAAATTGCCCGGCGAGCCCTACTTGATCACGGCTCTGGGAAGCCATTCCGCAGAACTCGCCACCAATGTTGGTGCGGTCTACGAGACCCACAACGACGGCAGCAGCTGGGAAGCGAAGGTGACGGATGCCGCGGGTGCCGTCCGCGATCTACGGCGCAGCAAAGATGGCAGCTACGTGAGCGTGAGTGGCCTCGGCAACTTCTATGCCACCTGGGAGCCGGGTGATTCGATCTGGCAGGTGCACCAGCGCGTCAGCAGCCAGCGGTTGCAGAGCATCGGCTTCCAACCCGACGGCAACCTCTGGATGGTTGCTCGCGGTGCACAGATCCGACTCAACGATGAGCCTGGAAATTTTGACAGCTGGAGCAAAGCCATCATCCCCATCACCAACGGCTACGGCTACATGGATCTGGCCTGGGACGACGATGGCGCCATCTGGGCCGGCGGCGGCAACGGCACCCTGCTGGTGAGCCGGGACGGTGGCGACAGCTGGGAGAACGATCCCGTCGGAGACCGTCAACCCAGCAATTTCACCCGCATGGTTTTCGACGGCGAGCACGCCTTTGTGCTCGGAGAGCGGGGCAACTTGCTGCGCTGGGTCGGCAACGCTGTGTAA
- the galE gene encoding UDP-glucose 4-epimerase GalE, translated as MGSRVLVTGGAGFIGSHTCLVLLEAGYDLLILDNFSNSSPEALTRVAAVANVALKSQRLQIERGDIRDPITLDELFSAAAASGRPFDAVIHFAGLKAVGESVEKPLLYWDVNVSGSRTLLAAMDAHACRTLVFSSSATVYGYPETVPIPESAPIHPINPYGFSKAAVEQMLADLNSSAPNTWRIASLRYFNPVGAHPSGRIGEDPLGIPNNLFPFVTQVAVRRRDQLRVFGSDWPTHDGTGVRDYIHVMDLAEGHKAALTTLLNQGPQHLTCNLGSGDGASVLDVVNAFSAASGQDIPYALVDRRPGDAAVTVADPSRAADILQWRTKRTLTDICRDGWAWQQANPMGYRQSA; from the coding sequence ATGGGCAGCCGCGTTTTGGTCACAGGCGGCGCCGGTTTCATCGGCAGCCACACCTGCCTCGTTCTGCTCGAGGCCGGTTACGACCTGCTGATCCTGGACAACTTTTCCAACAGCTCTCCAGAAGCCCTAACAAGGGTGGCCGCTGTCGCCAATGTTGCTCTGAAGAGCCAACGACTGCAGATCGAGCGAGGGGACATCCGCGATCCCATCACCCTCGATGAGCTCTTTTCAGCGGCTGCCGCCAGCGGTCGTCCCTTTGATGCCGTCATCCATTTCGCCGGGCTCAAAGCGGTTGGCGAATCCGTTGAAAAGCCGCTTCTTTACTGGGATGTCAACGTCTCGGGCTCACGAACTCTGCTCGCGGCCATGGATGCCCATGCCTGCCGCACCCTTGTCTTCAGCAGCAGCGCCACCGTCTACGGCTACCCCGAAACCGTTCCGATCCCTGAATCGGCACCCATCCACCCCATCAACCCCTACGGCTTTTCCAAAGCCGCTGTTGAGCAGATGCTCGCGGATCTCAACAGCAGCGCTCCCAACACTTGGCGCATCGCATCCCTCCGCTACTTCAACCCCGTGGGCGCCCATCCCAGCGGTCGCATCGGAGAAGATCCCCTGGGCATCCCCAACAACCTCTTTCCTTTCGTGACCCAAGTCGCTGTCCGCCGCCGTGATCAGCTCCGGGTGTTCGGCAGCGACTGGCCAACCCATGACGGCACGGGCGTACGCGATTACATCCACGTGATGGATCTGGCAGAAGGCCACAAGGCCGCCCTCACCACCCTGCTCAATCAGGGGCCACAGCACCTCACCTGCAACCTCGGCAGCGGGGACGGAGCCAGTGTTCTTGACGTGGTCAACGCCTTTTCCGCCGCCAGCGGACAAGACATTCCCTACGCCCTCGTCGACCGACGGCCTGGCGATGCCGCCGTCACCGTCGCAGATCCCTCACGCGCCGCTGACATTCTCCAATGGCGAACGAAGCGCACGCTCACCGACATCTGTCGCGATGGTTGGGCCTGGCAGCAGGCCAATCCAATGGGCTACCGACAATCCGCATG
- a CDS encoding NAD(P)H-quinone oxidoreductase subunit J produces MSETPPKKTAASDEAGAVVASEPGPVSQWLNNQGFDHNSLEPDHLGVEQIGVDAAVLPMIAAALKSNGFDYLQCQGGYDEGPGEQLVCFYHLLAMAEQVEAMAANSSAKLREVRIKVFLDREGTPSLPSIYGLFRGADWQERETFDMYGIQFEGHPHPKRLLMPEDWKGWPLRKDYIQPDFYEMQDAY; encoded by the coding sequence ATGAGCGAAACCCCTCCCAAGAAGACAGCCGCCTCGGATGAAGCGGGTGCTGTTGTTGCTTCCGAGCCTGGTCCGGTGAGCCAATGGCTGAACAACCAAGGCTTTGATCACAACAGCCTCGAGCCTGATCATCTCGGCGTTGAGCAGATCGGCGTTGACGCTGCAGTTCTTCCGATGATCGCTGCGGCTCTCAAGAGCAACGGTTTCGATTATCTCCAGTGCCAAGGGGGCTACGACGAAGGCCCCGGTGAGCAGCTGGTTTGCTTTTATCACCTGTTGGCGATGGCGGAACAGGTTGAGGCCATGGCGGCCAATTCCTCAGCCAAGCTGCGGGAAGTGAGAATCAAGGTCTTCCTCGATCGTGAAGGCACCCCCTCGCTGCCGTCGATATATGGCCTGTTCCGTGGCGCCGATTGGCAGGAGCGTGAAACCTTCGACATGTACGGCATCCAATTCGAGGGGCACCCGCATCCCAAACGGTTGTTGATGCCTGAGGACTGGAAGGGATGGCCGTTGCGCAAGGACTACATTCAGCCCGATTTCTATGAGATGCAGGACGCCTATTGA
- the psbE gene encoding cytochrome b559 subunit alpha has protein sequence MAAGSTGERPFFEIITSIRYWVIHAVTLPSIFLAGFLFVSTGLAYDAFGTPRPDAYFQASESKAPVVSQRYEGKSELDIRLK, from the coding sequence ATGGCCGCCGGCTCAACAGGAGAACGTCCGTTCTTCGAAATCATCACGAGCATCCGTTACTGGGTGATCCACGCCGTGACATTGCCTTCCATCTTCTTGGCAGGCTTCCTGTTTGTGTCCACCGGCCTGGCTTACGACGCCTTCGGAACACCTCGTCCCGATGCCTATTTTCAGGCTTCAGAAAGCAAGGCTCCCGTGGTGAGCCAGCGTTACGAAGGCAAATCTGAACTCGACATCCGACTGAAATAA
- a CDS encoding photosystem II reaction center protein L encodes MERNPNPNNLPVELNRTSLYLGLLFVFVTGVLMSSYFFN; translated from the coding sequence ATGGAACGCAACCCCAACCCCAACAACCTCCCGGTTGAGCTGAACCGCACCAGTCTCTACCTGGGTCTTCTGTTTGTCTTCGTGACAGGCGTGCTCATGTCCAGCTACTTCTTCAACTGA
- the hisS gene encoding histidine--tRNA ligase, translating to MSQLQSLRGMVDLLPEALQRWQAVEAMAREHFHLSGFGEIRTPLLETTDLFCRGIGEATDVVGKEMYSFQDRGDRSCTLRPEGTASVVRAALQHGLLSQGAQKLWYAGPMFRYERPQAGRQRQFHQIGVEWLGAERARSDVEVIALAWDLLASLGVGGLQLELNSLGTAEDRQAYRNALVAWLEQRSEALDPDSQTRLSTNPLRILDSKNKATQALLEEAPTLADALCEASRERFADVQRGLTALGIPFRLNPRLVRGLDYYSHTAFEITSDQLGAQATVCGGGRYDGLIGQLGGSPTPAIGWALGMERLLLVLEAAAQADAQGVAARLTAAAAPDVYLVNRGDAAERSALALARDLRASGLRVELDASGSAFGKQFKRADRSGAPWALVIGEDEAERGEVRLKALNQQAEESTVALAPVSAIVERLLTP from the coding sequence GTGAGTCAGCTCCAGAGCCTCAGGGGCATGGTGGATCTGCTGCCGGAGGCGCTTCAGCGCTGGCAAGCGGTGGAGGCCATGGCGCGGGAGCATTTCCATCTTTCTGGGTTTGGTGAGATTCGGACGCCGCTTCTGGAGACGACGGACCTGTTCTGCCGTGGCATCGGTGAAGCCACTGATGTAGTGGGCAAGGAGATGTACAGCTTTCAGGATCGCGGCGATCGCTCCTGCACCTTGCGGCCGGAGGGCACCGCATCAGTAGTGCGTGCTGCCCTTCAGCACGGTTTGCTCAGTCAGGGCGCCCAGAAGCTTTGGTACGCGGGTCCGATGTTTCGCTACGAGCGCCCTCAGGCGGGCCGGCAGCGGCAGTTCCATCAGATCGGGGTGGAGTGGCTCGGGGCAGAGCGGGCTCGGAGCGATGTTGAGGTGATTGCTCTGGCCTGGGATCTGCTCGCCAGCCTGGGTGTCGGTGGCTTGCAGTTGGAGCTGAACAGCCTCGGCACCGCTGAAGATCGTCAGGCCTACCGCAACGCCCTGGTGGCTTGGCTGGAGCAGCGGTCTGAGGCCCTCGATCCCGATTCTCAGACGCGGTTGAGCACCAATCCCCTGCGCATCCTCGATTCCAAAAACAAAGCCACCCAGGCGCTGTTGGAGGAGGCGCCAACGCTGGCGGATGCCCTTTGTGAGGCCAGTCGTGAGCGTTTTGCAGACGTGCAGCGCGGGCTGACCGCACTGGGCATTCCTTTCCGGCTCAATCCGCGGCTGGTGCGGGGTTTGGACTACTACAGCCACACGGCCTTTGAGATTACAAGTGACCAACTCGGTGCTCAGGCGACCGTCTGCGGTGGTGGTCGTTATGACGGCTTGATCGGCCAGCTGGGAGGCTCCCCAACCCCCGCCATTGGTTGGGCTCTTGGCATGGAACGGTTGTTGCTGGTGCTGGAAGCAGCAGCCCAGGCGGATGCTCAGGGTGTAGCTGCGAGGTTGACGGCGGCCGCAGCCCCTGATGTGTACCTCGTGAACCGTGGTGATGCCGCTGAGCGGTCTGCTCTTGCATTGGCCCGGGACCTACGGGCTTCAGGGCTGCGGGTGGAGTTGGATGCGTCGGGCTCCGCTTTCGGCAAGCAGTTCAAGCGGGCCGATCGCAGTGGTGCGCCTTGGGCCTTGGTGATCGGTGAGGACGAGGCTGAGCGCGGGGAGGTTCGCCTGAAGGCGTTGAACCAGCAGGCTGAGGAATCCACCGTTGCACTCGCGCCTGTGTCCGCGATCGTGGAGAGACTGCTGACCCCCTGA
- a CDS encoding NAD(P)H-quinone oxidoreductase subunit 3, translated as MFALPGYDAFLGFLLIAAAVPTLALITNKLVAPKSRAGERQLTYESGMEPIGGAWIQFNIRYYMFALVFVIFDVETVFLYPWAVAFNRLGLLAFIEALIFIAILLVALAYAWRKGALEWS; from the coding sequence ATGTTTGCCCTGCCCGGCTATGACGCCTTCCTGGGGTTTCTGCTGATCGCGGCCGCCGTACCGACTTTGGCGTTGATCACCAATAAGTTGGTGGCGCCTAAAAGCCGTGCTGGTGAGCGACAGCTCACATATGAATCCGGCATGGAGCCCATCGGCGGGGCCTGGATTCAGTTCAACATCCGTTACTACATGTTCGCGCTGGTCTTCGTCATCTTTGACGTCGAGACCGTGTTTCTTTACCCCTGGGCTGTGGCGTTCAACCGCCTTGGCCTGTTGGCTTTCATTGAAGCCCTGATTTTTATAGCCATCCTTTTGGTGGCCTTGGCCTACGCCTGGCGCAAAGGCGCCCTTGAGTGGAGCTAG
- a CDS encoding rubredoxin: MSDEQQSVQPVEATEAVDPAVETAPESDPRTHRFECRSCGYVYDPEEGVKKVGIDPGTAFEDLDALSFRCPVCRSKVAAFRDIGPRAKASGFDENLDFGLGVNRMTPGQKNVLIFGSLALGFAFFLSLYSLR, translated from the coding sequence GTGAGCGACGAACAACAGTCCGTCCAGCCGGTCGAAGCCACCGAAGCGGTGGACCCAGCGGTTGAAACCGCTCCGGAGAGCGACCCACGAACCCACCGTTTCGAATGTCGCAGCTGCGGCTACGTCTATGACCCCGAAGAAGGGGTCAAGAAGGTTGGAATCGACCCAGGCACAGCTTTCGAAGACCTCGATGCGCTGTCATTCCGCTGCCCCGTATGCCGGAGCAAAGTGGCCGCCTTCCGCGATATCGGCCCGCGCGCCAAAGCCAGCGGTTTTGACGAGAACCTCGACTTCGGCCTTGGGGTGAACCGGATGACGCCGGGGCAGAAGAATGTTCTGATCTTCGGCAGCCTTGCCCTCGGCTTCGCCTTTTTCCTGTCCCTTTATTCCCTGCGCTGA
- a CDS encoding NAD-dependent epimerase: MARTVLVTGAAGFIGAALSTRLLQRGDRVVGLDSLNDYYDPSLKQARLRQIEAIASEDAWRFAEMALEDGDALMALFAAEKPEVVVNLAAQAGVRYSLENPAAYIQSNLVGFGYLLEGCRHHGTKNLVYASSSSVYGGNRNLPFHEQQPVNHPVSLYAASKKANELMAHTYSHLYGLPATGLRFFTVYGPWGRPDMAPMLFARAILAGEPIKVFNHGKMQRDFTYIDDIVEGVLRCCDKPATANAAFDPLHPDPATAAAPHRVFNIGNSQPTELLRFIAVMEQAFGREAIKDFQPMQPGDVVATAADTNALEHWVGFKPSTSIETGVDAFARWYRDYFAV; the protein is encoded by the coding sequence ATGGCGCGAACTGTTCTGGTCACCGGTGCGGCGGGATTCATCGGTGCAGCCCTCTCAACACGACTGTTGCAGCGCGGAGACCGTGTTGTTGGCCTCGACAGCCTGAATGATTACTACGACCCCAGCCTGAAGCAGGCAAGGTTGCGGCAGATCGAGGCGATCGCCTCAGAAGATGCCTGGCGCTTCGCGGAAATGGCTCTGGAGGACGGTGATGCCCTGATGGCGTTGTTTGCTGCTGAGAAGCCGGAGGTGGTTGTGAACCTCGCCGCTCAGGCCGGTGTTCGTTACTCCCTGGAGAATCCGGCGGCCTACATCCAAAGCAACCTGGTGGGCTTTGGCTATTTGCTGGAAGGCTGCCGTCACCACGGCACCAAGAACCTCGTCTACGCCTCGAGCAGTTCGGTGTACGGCGGGAATCGAAATTTGCCCTTCCATGAGCAGCAGCCGGTCAACCACCCGGTGAGCCTTTATGCCGCCAGCAAGAAAGCCAATGAGCTGATGGCACACACCTACAGCCATCTCTATGGCTTGCCGGCGACGGGTCTGCGGTTTTTCACGGTGTATGGCCCCTGGGGTCGCCCCGACATGGCCCCGATGCTTTTCGCTCGAGCCATCCTGGCGGGTGAACCGATCAAGGTGTTCAACCACGGCAAGATGCAGCGGGATTTCACCTATATCGACGACATCGTTGAAGGGGTGCTGCGTTGCTGCGACAAGCCGGCCACTGCCAATGCTGCTTTTGATCCATTGCATCCGGACCCTGCGACGGCGGCAGCGCCGCATCGGGTGTTCAATATCGGCAACAGTCAGCCGACGGAGCTTTTGCGCTTCATTGCGGTGATGGAACAGGCCTTTGGCCGGGAGGCGATCAAGGATTTTCAGCCGATGCAGCCCGGTGATGTGGTGGCGACTGCAGCCGACACCAATGCCTTGGAGCATTGGGTGGGGTTCAAGCCCTCCACGTCCATCGAAACAGGAGTGGATGCGTTCGCCCGCTGGTACCGCGACTATTTCGCGGTTTGA
- a CDS encoding UDP-glucuronic acid decarboxylase family protein, whose amino-acid sequence MQIHLVTGGAGFLGSHLIDRLMEAGDEVICLDNYFTGRKANIARWIGHPRFELIRHDVTEPIKLEVDRIWHLACPASPIHYQFNPVKTAKTSFLGTYNMLGLARRVRARLLLASTSEVYGDPEVHPQPESYWGSVNPIGVRSCYDEGKRIAETLCFDYQRMNGVEVRVARIFNTYGPRMLPDDGRVVSNFIVQALRGKPLTLYGNGSQTRSFCYVSDLVDGLIRLMNGSHMGPINLGNPDEFTIRQLADLVRKKVNPALPFVEKPLPEDDPQQRQPAIDLARQQLNWQPTVSLEQGLSPTIDSFRNLLELGEGRGT is encoded by the coding sequence ATGCAGATCCACCTCGTCACTGGCGGTGCCGGCTTCCTTGGCTCCCACCTGATTGATCGCCTCATGGAGGCGGGCGATGAAGTGATCTGCCTGGACAACTACTTCACAGGACGCAAGGCCAACATTGCACGTTGGATTGGCCATCCCCGTTTCGAACTCATCCGCCACGACGTCACGGAACCGATCAAGCTTGAGGTGGACAGGATCTGGCATCTTGCTTGTCCTGCCTCACCGATTCACTACCAGTTCAATCCGGTCAAGACGGCCAAAACCAGCTTTCTAGGCACCTACAACATGCTGGGACTGGCGCGGAGGGTGCGGGCACGGTTGCTGCTCGCCAGCACCAGCGAGGTTTACGGGGATCCTGAGGTGCACCCCCAGCCTGAGAGTTACTGGGGCTCCGTCAATCCGATTGGTGTGCGCAGTTGCTACGACGAGGGTAAGCGCATCGCAGAGACGCTCTGTTTCGACTACCAGCGCATGAATGGCGTTGAGGTGCGGGTGGCGCGCATCTTCAACACCTATGGCCCACGCATGCTGCCTGATGACGGCCGGGTTGTGAGCAACTTCATTGTCCAAGCGCTGCGCGGTAAGCCACTGACGCTCTACGGCAATGGCAGCCAGACCCGTTCGTTCTGCTACGTCAGTGATCTTGTTGACGGCTTGATCCGCTTGATGAACGGCTCTCACATGGGCCCGATCAATCTCGGCAACCCCGATGAATTCACGATTCGACAGTTGGCCGATTTGGTGCGTAAGAAGGTCAACCCAGCTTTGCCATTTGTGGAAAAACCTCTCCCAGAGGATGACCCTCAGCAGCGGCAGCCGGCGATCGATCTCGCCCGCCAGCAGTTGAATTGGCAGCCGACTGTGTCACTGGAGCAGGGTCTGTCTCCCACCATCGACTCGTTCCGTAATCTCCTGGAACTTGGCGAAGGCCGCGGAACTTGA
- a CDS encoding nucleotide sugar dehydrogenase, whose protein sequence is MTIQRICCIGAGYVGGPTMAVIADRCPQVRVQVVDINQARIDAWNDADLGKLPVYEPGLDSVVERARGRNLHFSTDVEASIAAADMVFISVNTPTKTKGLGAGQASDLRWVEACARTVAKAAKGHTIVVEKSTLPVRTAAAIQTILEAASEGEDQPTFSVLSNPEFLAEGTAIRDLETPDRVLIGGDDPAAVEALAEIYANWVPQQQILRTNLWSSELSKLTANAFLAQRISSINSIAAFCEASGADVREVARAIGTDSRIGLKFLNAGPGFGGSCFQKDILNLVYLCRHFGLPEVADYWESVVALNTWQQHRIARLVVQKLFGTVTGKRLAILGFAFKADTNDTRESPAIRICRDLLEEGAQLAIHDPKVTAQQIARDLQQEAAPQPDALSGTGSWAEAGSVEDAVTGADAVLVLTEWHHYKVLNWMALAALMRKPAWLFDARAVINPEQVRAAGLTLWRVGDGEG, encoded by the coding sequence TTGACCATCCAACGGATCTGCTGCATAGGTGCTGGGTATGTGGGCGGCCCGACAATGGCGGTGATTGCCGATCGCTGTCCGCAGGTTCGAGTGCAGGTGGTGGATATCAACCAGGCCCGTATTGATGCTTGGAATGATGCCGACCTCGGCAAGTTGCCGGTTTATGAACCAGGTCTCGACTCTGTTGTGGAGCGCGCGCGGGGACGCAACCTTCATTTCTCCACCGATGTGGAGGCCTCGATCGCCGCTGCCGACATGGTGTTCATCTCAGTGAACACCCCTACCAAGACCAAAGGCTTGGGGGCTGGTCAGGCCAGCGATCTCCGTTGGGTGGAAGCTTGTGCCCGCACCGTGGCGAAGGCCGCCAAGGGCCACACGATTGTTGTGGAGAAGAGCACCTTGCCCGTGCGTACGGCTGCTGCGATCCAAACCATCCTGGAAGCCGCTAGTGAGGGAGAGGATCAGCCCACGTTCTCGGTGCTCTCCAATCCTGAGTTCTTAGCAGAAGGAACGGCCATCCGTGATCTGGAGACTCCCGATCGGGTGTTGATTGGTGGTGATGATCCGGCAGCTGTTGAAGCCCTGGCTGAGATCTATGCCAATTGGGTGCCCCAGCAACAGATCCTGCGCACCAATCTCTGGAGCAGTGAGCTCTCCAAGCTCACGGCCAATGCCTTTTTGGCGCAACGGATCAGCTCGATCAACTCCATTGCGGCGTTTTGTGAAGCCAGTGGGGCGGATGTGCGCGAGGTGGCTCGGGCCATTGGCACCGACAGTCGGATTGGTCTGAAGTTCCTCAACGCAGGGCCCGGCTTCGGTGGCAGCTGTTTCCAGAAGGACATCCTCAACCTGGTGTATCTCTGCCGGCATTTCGGACTGCCGGAGGTGGCGGATTACTGGGAGAGTGTGGTGGCTCTGAATACCTGGCAACAGCACCGAATTGCCCGGTTGGTGGTGCAGAAGCTGTTTGGCACCGTCACAGGAAAGCGGCTCGCCATCCTTGGCTTTGCCTTTAAAGCCGACACCAACGACACCCGCGAATCTCCGGCCATTCGCATCTGTCGTGATCTACTCGAGGAAGGTGCTCAGCTGGCCATTCACGATCCCAAGGTGACGGCTCAACAGATCGCCCGCGACCTGCAACAGGAGGCAGCACCCCAGCCGGATGCGCTCAGTGGAACCGGTAGTTGGGCTGAGGCCGGCAGCGTTGAGGACGCTGTAACCGGGGCCGATGCCGTGCTGGTGCTCACCGAATGGCATCACTACAAGGTGCTCAATTGGATGGCTCTGGCCGCACTGATGCGCAAGCCTGCATGGCTCTTTGATGCGAGGGCTGTGATAAATCCCGAACAGGTCAGAGCGGCAGGTCTGACCCTGTGGCGTGTCGGAGACGGAGAGGGTTGA
- the psbF gene encoding cytochrome b559 subunit beta: protein MTQAPPVATTPRNYPIFTVRWLALHTLGIPTVFFLGALAAMQFIRR, encoded by the coding sequence ATGACACAAGCTCCTCCCGTTGCCACCACGCCACGCAATTACCCGATCTTCACGGTGCGCTGGCTTGCATTGCACACCCTTGGCATCCCGACGGTGTTTTTCCTTGGCGCCCTCGCCGCGATGCAGTTCATCCGACGCTGA